From Candidatus Nomurabacteria bacterium, one genomic window encodes:
- a CDS encoding RsmD family RNA methyltransferase has translation MRIIGGKLKSRIFKAPPGKRTHPMGEKPRGAIFNALGDLTGMTVLDAYAGSGALSFEAISRGASSATALDIDKKAYITLTENILLLGLEKEVHASRANCSTWVKNNQDLSYDIVFADPPYYDLNPKHIEELATAVKSEGLLVISHGAFYRPNFNEQGWQLLSHKQYANANISIYKKP, from the coding sequence ATGAGAATAATCGGCGGCAAACTAAAAAGTAGAATTTTCAAAGCACCTCCCGGTAAAAGAACCCACCCGATGGGTGAAAAACCACGTGGTGCGATCTTTAACGCTCTGGGTGATTTAACTGGCATGACAGTCTTAGACGCCTACGCGGGCAGTGGTGCATTAAGTTTCGAAGCCATTAGTCGTGGGGCGAGCAGTGCGACGGCTCTAGATATCGACAAAAAAGCCTACATAACTTTAACCGAAAATATCCTGTTGCTCGGACTCGAAAAAGAAGTGCACGCTAGCCGGGCGAACTGCAGCACTTGGGTCAAGAATAATCAAGATCTGAGTTATGACATCGTTTTTGCCGATCCACCATATTACGACCTTAACCCCAAGCATATCGAGGAGCTAGCGACAGCTGTCAAGTCTGAAGGCTTGCTGGTGATTAGTCACGGTGCATTTTATCGCCCAAACTTTAACGAACAGGGCTGGCAACTTTTAAGCCATAAACAATACGCCAACGCTAACATCAGCATTTACAAGAAACCATAA
- a CDS encoding ATP-dependent DNA helicase RecG produces MQLSTKVEELNGVGSATASALRRLGIKNLGDLINHYPKRYEDYSKITLIKDAKAGQISIRARLANIKSLYGRKRGLHVTTALASDATGSMHVTWFNQPYRAASIKANAEYFLSGKYDFSGTFLTLLNPSIELVSDFPANTARILPVYPETKGITSHKLRKLLVQNESVFKSVKEYLPQEIIDFAGIGSFADTLRKLHLPNDSQELQEAIADLGFRELFEVTLASQLLRIDLQKYRSRHIKIKESSLRRFVDGLPFKLTPGQKLTAWQALKDMSEATHPMNRLVEGDVGSGKTAIAAIVAFNVIKSGGQVAVMAPTELLANQHFQSMQEYFGKNLEDGEIALLSSSLNTPRRKLVIDGLKTGKIKLIIGTHALFQSYVEARNLELLVIDEQHRFGVNQREFLLAKAARMPHVLTMTATPIPRSLALVLYGELDISVLAEKPPGRQKITTKLISLSQRLDLFKAVIEQSSPTNQVFVVCPNIDSPDQADSISKTEEWLKKHFPNLGYGVIHGRLKAQEKEEVMSDFLNGKFNLLLATTVIEVGVNIVNALNMIILSPDRFGLAQLHQLRGRVGRGQRPANCFLCLNDNEPPTKRLRLIEKLDDGFKLAEADLELRGPGAIYGTRQSGQLDLRVAKLTDVKLVSKAREAAKEFVALDLKLIKYKKLHAKIVYLQKITNLN; encoded by the coding sequence ATGCAATTATCAACAAAAGTTGAAGAGCTGAATGGAGTCGGATCAGCAACCGCTTCAGCCTTAAGGCGACTAGGCATAAAAAACTTAGGCGACTTAATTAATCATTATCCTAAGCGATACGAAGATTATTCAAAAATAACCTTAATAAAAGATGCTAAGGCTGGCCAGATTAGTATCCGTGCACGTTTGGCTAATATTAAGTCGCTTTATGGTCGAAAACGTGGTCTACACGTTACAACTGCGCTTGCGAGCGATGCCACAGGAAGTATGCATGTAACTTGGTTCAATCAGCCGTATCGAGCTGCAAGTATCAAAGCAAACGCAGAGTATTTTCTATCTGGAAAGTATGATTTTTCAGGGACATTCCTGACTTTACTCAATCCTAGTATCGAACTAGTTAGTGATTTTCCAGCAAATACTGCCAGAATTCTGCCAGTTTATCCGGAGACTAAAGGAATCACTAGCCATAAGTTGCGTAAATTACTGGTTCAAAATGAGAGCGTTTTCAAAAGTGTAAAGGAGTATTTGCCGCAAGAAATCATCGATTTCGCTGGCATCGGATCCTTTGCAGACACTTTAAGGAAACTTCATCTACCGAATGATTCTCAAGAACTGCAAGAGGCAATAGCAGATCTAGGTTTTCGCGAACTTTTTGAGGTCACTTTGGCTAGTCAGTTATTAAGAATCGATCTACAAAAATACCGTAGTCGACATATAAAAATTAAGGAAAGTTCGCTAAGAAGATTTGTTGACGGTCTACCATTTAAGTTGACACCAGGACAAAAACTAACAGCTTGGCAGGCTTTAAAAGATATGTCTGAAGCCACTCATCCTATGAACCGTCTGGTGGAGGGTGATGTCGGCTCTGGCAAAACTGCTATCGCTGCTATAGTTGCATTTAATGTCATTAAGTCTGGAGGCCAGGTTGCCGTAATGGCACCGACTGAGCTACTTGCTAATCAGCATTTTCAGTCTATGCAAGAATACTTCGGCAAGAATCTGGAAGACGGTGAGATTGCATTATTGAGTAGTTCTCTAAATACACCTCGGCGCAAGCTGGTTATCGATGGTTTAAAAACAGGGAAGATTAAGCTAATTATCGGCACACATGCTTTGTTCCAATCATATGTAGAGGCTCGGAATCTCGAATTATTAGTTATTGACGAACAACATCGTTTTGGCGTTAATCAACGGGAGTTCTTGCTGGCAAAGGCTGCTCGAATGCCTCATGTTCTAACTATGACGGCCACACCTATCCCTCGTTCACTGGCGTTGGTTCTTTACGGTGAGCTAGATATTAGCGTCTTAGCCGAGAAACCTCCAGGCCGACAGAAAATAACCACCAAACTTATTAGTCTCTCTCAAAGACTCGACTTATTTAAAGCAGTGATAGAGCAGTCTAGTCCGACAAACCAAGTGTTTGTGGTCTGCCCGAATATTGATTCACCTGATCAAGCAGACTCGATCAGTAAAACAGAGGAATGGTTAAAAAAACATTTTCCAAATTTAGGCTACGGAGTTATCCATGGCCGCTTGAAAGCTCAAGAAAAAGAGGAAGTAATGTCTGATTTCTTGAACGGAAAATTTAATTTATTGCTAGCAACAACTGTTATTGAGGTCGGGGTCAACATTGTGAATGCTTTGAACATGATTATTCTGTCCCCAGACAGGTTTGGTTTAGCCCAACTTCACCAATTACGTGGCCGTGTAGGACGTGGGCAACGCCCAGCGAACTGTTTTTTGTGTTTGAACGACAACGAGCCGCCAACCAAAAGACTAAGATTGATCGAGAAATTGGACGACGGCTTTAAGTTGGCCGAAGCAGATTTAGAGTTGCGTGGTCCGGGTGCAATTTATGGCACAAGGCAAAGTGGACAGCTAGATTTACGCGTTGCGAAGTTGACAGATGTAAAACTCGTAAGTAAAGCACGTGAAGCTGCGAAAGAATTTGTAGCACTCGACCTAAAACTGATAAAATACAAGAAGTTACACGCAAAAATAGTGTATTTACAGAAGATAACAAACCTTAATTAG
- a CDS encoding peptidoglycan bridge formation glycyltransferase FemA/FemB family protein produces MNQQTEYLEAWKKLRMHVLQSPAWAKIKPNSQMYIIEGIPTLVQLNRNPINRCPYAQVLKAGYDGMPADKWLDSLGEKLKADFPKLSHIYIEPNGHLTKLPKSVCYWGLKPINARYTVVNDLQKDQESIFAACSKSHRQNIRKAEQAGLIVETYDSGDLAVDRFCAVMNAVSTSKNYIKFELDYYRKVWRELSENQMAYISVGSLNSEDIGAYMVAYANGAAYQFYGGRTQKGRDLKLAQGFAYQTFMHAKKLGLGKYDMWGIAQFDQSGQLDPNDELYGIGQFKVAFGGEKQSSGQSFSVVYNRFNYHVFVVSKSLQQRVISLRKKLFINH; encoded by the coding sequence GTGAATCAACAAACAGAGTATCTCGAAGCATGGAAGAAACTTCGTATGCATGTGCTCCAGTCTCCAGCATGGGCAAAAATTAAGCCTAACTCGCAGATGTATATCATAGAAGGTATTCCAACCTTAGTTCAGCTTAACCGAAACCCGATTAATCGATGTCCGTACGCTCAGGTTTTGAAAGCTGGCTATGACGGCATGCCTGCCGATAAATGGTTGGATTCACTCGGCGAAAAACTAAAAGCAGACTTCCCAAAATTAAGTCACATATATATCGAACCTAATGGTCACCTTACTAAGTTGCCAAAGAGCGTCTGCTACTGGGGCTTAAAACCGATTAATGCCCGGTATACTGTAGTCAATGACTTACAGAAAGACCAAGAATCTATCTTCGCCGCCTGTAGTAAATCTCACCGTCAGAACATCCGAAAGGCCGAACAGGCAGGTTTAATAGTAGAAACCTACGACAGTGGTGATTTAGCAGTTGATCGGTTTTGCGCAGTCATGAATGCTGTTTCGACGTCAAAAAATTACATAAAATTCGAGCTAGATTATTATCGAAAAGTCTGGCGAGAATTATCAGAAAATCAGATGGCTTATATTTCTGTTGGTAGCCTAAACTCTGAAGACATCGGAGCCTACATGGTCGCCTATGCAAATGGTGCAGCATACCAGTTCTACGGTGGACGAACCCAAAAAGGTCGCGATCTTAAGTTAGCCCAAGGCTTTGCTTATCAAACATTTATGCATGCTAAAAAACTTGGCTTAGGTAAGTACGATATGTGGGGTATTGCACAGTTTGATCAAAGTGGCCAACTTGACCCGAACGATGAATTATATGGCATTGGACAGTTTAAAGTCGCTTTTGGGGGCGAGAAGCAATCTAGTGGGCAAAGCTTTAGTGTTGTTTACAATCGGTTTAACTACCATGTTTTTGTGGTATCTAAATCACTTCAACAGCGAGTCATAAGTCTTCGGAAAAAGCTATTCATTAACCACTAG